The following is a genomic window from Adhaeribacter radiodurans.
GTTAAACCCGAAAAATCACCCAGCCTAGCAGATGATCCGGCCGCTTTTACTGCTTTAGTAAATGAAATCTGGAGTAATCCGAATGTATCGGCTAACAAGTCCGTAGTAGATGTGCTTAAATCTGTAAGCGTGCCGGAAGATGTAATAGTAAATAATGCAAAAGCCGAAGTGTTGTATGTGCACCGTAATACTGGCGATAGCGATTTATACTGGCTAAATAGCCGCAGCGAGGACCCGAATAGTGCCGAAATTAGTTTCCGGGTAACAGGCAAAGTGCCGGAATTATGGCACCCGCAAACCGGAAAGGTGGAAAAAGTTTCTTACCAGATAAAAGACGGGCGTACCATTGTGCCGCTGCAGTTTGAATCCTGGGATGCCTATTTTATTGTTTTCCGCGAAAATACAGGAATAACTTCCTTTACGAAGCCAAAAACTTTCGAATCGGAAGTTGCGCAGATTGGTGGCACCTGGAACGTTCGTTTTCAGGAAGACAGAGGCGCTCCCCAAAGTGTCAGTTTTCCTCAATTAAGCTGCTGGTCGGAGAATCCGGACGCCGGTATTAAGTATTTTTCGGGCACTGCTACTTATACCAACAACTTTAACCTGACGAAACTAGATAAAAAAGCTCGTTACGTAATGGATTTAGGCGAAGTAAAAAACATTGCCGAAGTAGTTGTAAATGGGAAGAATGTGGGTACCGTCTGGAAAAAGCCATTCAAGTTAGAAATAACTGATGGTTTGAAAAAAGGAAAAAATAGCGTGGAGATAAAAGTAACCAACCTGTGGGTAAACCGACTAATTGGAGATGCGCAACCAGGAGTAACCAACAAAATTACTTTTACAACTATGCCTTTCTACCAAGCCGATGCAAAGTTATTGCCTTCCGGATTGATGGGACCGGTGAAAGTAATTGCTACCAGTAATCAATCCGTGGACTCTAAACAATCTACTTCCTCAAAGTAAGCCTAACTAAAAATAAGAATTACCTTTCTAAAGAATTTAAATGCTTCAGAAAGGTATTTTCTATAAAATTTAATCTTATAGAAGAACGAAAAAAAATTGATGATATACCTGGAATATTTGCCATTTAGTAAATATCCGAATCCGGAGATTAAGTAAGGAGAGGAAAAGTAAGGTAAAACGTGGTACCTTGATTTTCTTCGCTTTTCACTTCTATTTTGCCGCCTTGTAGCTCTACCAGGTCCTTAATAATGGATAAGCCAATACCATTTGATTTTTCGCCGTTCAAACCTAGGCGCCGGGCTTTAGAGTTATACTTATCAAATAAATAAGGTTGCAATTCCACCGGAATACCTATTCCGGTATCTGCATGAGTTAACAGTAAGTTGGCCCCTTCCGAAACCAGGGATATCGTTATTTCTCCTTTCGGTGGGGTATACTTAATGGAATTCGTAATCAGGTTATTGATGATTTGCGTAAATTTTACCTCATCCAACTCCACCATAATTTTTTCTTCCGGAGATTCAATGTGAATGGGTATTTTTACCACCTGGGACTTGATAAAAGTAGATGCCGTTTGTCGCACCTTATTTACAACATCAAATCGATTGCGCCTTACCGGTGTACTCACCGAATGAATATGTTCGTCTAATAGTACTTCATGAATAAGCTGGGTGCAATCATGGTAAGCCTTATTAATAATTTGGGTATAGTTGGTCAGTTCTTCATACCGGTGCTCGGCATGGTCGGCATCTAGTAAAGAGGCCACGCTTTTCATAATAGCTAATGGGCCTTGTAAATCGTGGGCCACAATGTGCAAGGTATTATTCTTTTTGCGGCTAAACTCCATCAAATATTCGCGATACTGGGCTTGTAAAGTAACATCTTCGGCTTGGCCCATCAGGTGGGTTATCACGTGGTTATCATCCAGAATAGGCTGGGCTTCTACTTTAACTTGTTTCTGCTGGTTTTCTGGTAGCGAAATATTAAATTCAATTTCAATAGAAATACCCTGGCGTACTTTCTCATATCTTAAAGTAACTGCTTCCTGATCATCCTGATCAATAGCCGTGATTAGCTGCTTAGGATCATGTAAAACCTGCTCGCGTTTTATTCCCCAAAGAGTTGTTAAAGAAGGGCTTAAATAATCAAAATGGCCAGTGGCCATATTAAAGAGGAACAGAACTTTTTTACTGGATTGACTCCATTGATCAAAAATGGTAGCTAGCATGTAGAATTAGATAAAGTAATAACTCCTAAAGAGAACGTTTGATAATAAAACATTTTACCGCTTCATTATTTAGGAAAATTAGACATAATTCTTCTGAAAGAAAACATAAAGTAATAAGTTGATACTTTTAAGACTTACATTACAGGCTTTCTAATAGAGAAAAAACTGCTTACGAAGAAAAATGTTTAAATAAATTTTTACGGTTTTAGGAAGAAAAATAAATTAAATTAGTAATTATTATTCATTAAGCCCATGACCTGTTTTTTCTTATTTATCCGAGCGCAAATATCAAAGGCTTAATTATTTACCTCGACTAACGTTTCACTATATTCTTCGCGGTTTTTACTTTTTTATTCTGAATTGAAAAATATTTATTTGATTTTGTAAAAAATAAAGGAACCTATCTTGCTTTAAAAATGTGGTACTTGTATAAATAACAATATCACATGAATAACGGAACAGTAAAATTCTTTAATGACCTGAAAGGGTTCGGGTTTATCAAAGAAGCAAATTCAGATCAAGATTACTTTGTCCATGTATCTGGCTTGTTGCAAGATATCAGAGAAAATGACCAGGTAACTTTTGACCTGCAAGAAGGAAGAAAAGGATTAAATGCAATAAACGTGAAACTCGCTTAATTGTAAATAAGATATCTGATACGAAAGCCTTACGAACAGTAAGGCTTTTTTATTATTTGTGCCTAATAGAAGTTTCTTCTTTTTTCTATCACATGCCATTAAAAATATTACTCTAACTTATTCTAAAAATTACCTAAGATGAACAGAAAATATTTAGTAGATACTACCACCAGTGAATACCTATGTGTTGCTTTAAAAAAAGGTAGAGATTGGGTGGACAATAATCAAAAGCATTTTCAAAATTTCATGGATTCTCGTCCGGAAAAGAATAAGGCTGATTTTGAATTATTAACCGGAGAATTTAACGATAATTCCTTCTTTGAAAAGTGGATCCGCAACGGTACTAATTATTTATTGCGCTAAGTCCGGGAAACAACTTTTTAGAAAGTAAAAGTTTTAGTTTTTAGTAAATCACTCGAATCGCACTTTATTAACTTCCATTTTTTTTCTTTAACTTTTTAATTTTTTGTTATGTCCAGTGAAATGATAAAAAGCCCCATGCAACTTAAATATGAGCTGGATAATACTAAAAATGAACTGGTTGCACTCTTGAATAGCTGGAAAAAGAAAAGTGCCGAATGGTCGGGCCGAATCGTAACCTTTCGGGCGGACTTAAAAGAAATAGATGCGGTGATGGCTGCCACAGAATTAAGTTATACGGCTTATTGTGCTCTAGCCAAACCTATTTTAGGGGTGATAAAGCCAAGCAGCTCTCCCTTGCAAGTTAAACAAAGTAAACGCGAAAGTTTACCGTCAGAATCAAGTGTTACTTCATCGGTTGTGCTAAACCAGATCTTATCTGTAACGCAGGCGGCGGTAGAATTGGAAAATAACCGAATAGACCGATTGAGAGACGAACATCAAACCCAATCTACTTTTATTCACCAGAAATCAAAAGAGATTTATCGTCTCCTGAACGAAGAGAAGAAAAATGTGGATAGTTATACAACTCTTTTACAATCGAAGATTCAAGGGTTGGAAGAACAATATGCTCTCCAAACCCAAACGAATGGGCTGGGTAGAGGATTATAATTTCTAGGGTATCAAATACCTTACATACTATCTATTATTTTCTGCCTTAATACAGCCGCCCAGGTATCTTAAATAAAGGCATCCGCTATCATTATTTAAACGTTATAAGATAGATACTGGCTTTAGGGCATTGACCTTCCTGAATGCAATTTATTTAGTAATTAAAGAAAAGAGCAAATTATGATAGAAGCAAAAGAAATTCCCCTGTTAGAAGATGTCAAAAAAGAAATTTTAGAATTCTGTTTACAGGCAAAAAGCCGGACCGATATTCTGGAATACATTTCTGTAGGTTGTACCTCGTTTAATTATAGCCGTTATATTGGTGCCCTACTTACGCAACGGTTTATTAAAAGTAATTTATTGGATAAACGCCATTCCCGGCAGGGTAAATTTGTAATTACCCAAAAAGGGTTGAATTACCTAAAAGCCATTGCTTATTAATAAAGAACCATTCTTTTTGTAAAGTACCGATTATTAAATACTTAATTGGTGTAGTGCAAATGGATCATGGGCGCTTCCGCCATCTAAATTATAGTTTGCTGCGCGCACCAAGGGATAGGCGCGGAGCGTAAGGAATGTGCCGTATCGCGGCTGCCCGGCTAAAAGCAACAAACACCATCCAGTACCTTAAGCATATTAATTTGATTTATTTTCCCTGCTTTCCCTGAACTACATAAGCCGGAAATAAACCATGCGCCTCACGATGGGGTTTAATAATAGCTGTTTAATCTGTGGCTTCTGAAAGAAATACTACCCGGCCTTCTTTATCGCTTTCCCAATAATAAACAATCAAAAGGCTAAGTCATGAATTAATTAAACGTAATTGCTATTAAAAAAAGTAAATTTTATCCTGATAAGAGGCTTTATGGCTACCTTATTTCTTGTCGGGGCAAGCTTTGTTTAACTATCAAATAGACTAGGGGCCGCCCGTGGTGGATAAAAAAATTAATCAGCTACGATTAACAGTTTCCCCCTATACTAATATCCAAAACGCCATTGCTGCCGGTTACAATACCGAAGTTACAGGTTACCGCCAACATATGGGCTTTTACTATATCAATGCCTCCTTGTTAGATGTTGAATTTGAAATAGATAAACCGGAGTTATTGCTGTATGCTCTCTAGGGTAACGAGTCGCTGAAGTTCGTAGCGGTAGAATATGCCATTCCTATCACCGACCTGAATAATCCGCCCCCAGTACCTTAAGGTTTCACGGCTAGTAGTGATGTTTAGGGAATTAATTCGGAATTTAATTTATGGACGCTGCCTGTCTGTGTAGGCTTGGATAATCTACATGGTATATTCGCTCCCCACAATCTTAAACTGCATTAATCTAAAGAGCTCCGGTAAGCCTTGCTCTTTTGCATACCTAATGGAGCTTTTCAAAGGTGAACCATTTCGTTCAAGCTTTTAGTATGGAAGGAATATTAAAGGAAACGCTTCTTTTAGCCAAGTCAGGTGTTATCACCTGACTTTATTTTTATTTGGTTTATCTTAGATTACTTTCCAATGCAAAAGGTAAATTGGGAGTATTAATCAGCTTATAATCAATATATTGTAAATATTATTTTATTTTAAAAGTAAAATTAACAACAAAAAAAGGTATATTGGTTTTTTTACTATTGTATATAAAGTGATTTCACCGGTAACTTCACATCAAACTTAACTTTATGTAAAATTCTTTATTTTTTTAAATTTTGGATCCAAATCATTGCTTTATTTATTGCATTTAAGTCATATAAATAGTCGCCACCTACCATTGGATCAAAGCTCAAGTATTGGCCAGGTTGAAAATTAATAATTTTATCAACAATATTTTCAAATGGCTTTGTAAAAAATGGAAGCGATACACCGAACCTTTTAATTGTTGAACCATTCTTTAGGGGGAAAATCACAAAAACACTTTCAAACCCTTTTTTGGTAGAAAATGAACCCCTTCATATTGTTTAGAAAAAACCGATTGCTCGGTCCAAAAGTGCTCTGGATAGATTTGTTTATCTGGATTAAGAAGTTGTTCTCTTAACCTATCATAAACATTGTTAAGAATAAATGTATATCCAAATTTAGCAAAAGCTAAAATATAAGCTGATTTAAGTAAAGCGATGCCAAATAACCTTTGTTCGACTTTAGTTTTCTTATGAATCAATTCAACAATACCATTTGAGGTATTTGCATTTATGGATTCAATATATCCTTTAAGGATAATGGGATTATTGTACTTTATGCTGTGAATAACTTGCATTTTTCCATGGTCATCTACTTTAACATAACCATTTACAGTTTTACCATCCTTGCGAGGGTCACTCTTTGAGTTGTATTAGGTTTAAATGCCCTTTCATCAAGCTCACGCAACCTAACTGATAAGTGGAAGTCTACTTTATGACCACATGTATTGTTACACTTCTTACAGGTTAAAGCAATTTGACTACCACCTAAAGATTTTGGCGGAGCGTCCTCCAATGTAAGATTGTTTTTTACCTTCTCGCTTAATGCTTCTTCTGAAAACTTGATTAAACAAATTGGACAAATGTATGTCTTGCTAAAGGGTAATTCCAATTCAGGTAAAAAATTATTTTATTTTAATAAATTTAAGTGATTAGCGAATTTATCGAAAAGTATTTTTCTTTTATTATCATTTCTACTCATTGTTGATTTAATAGTTGATTGAAAATCATTTTAGTATATTTTTTCTTATACATGTCTCGAAAATAAACAATATTGATGTTTAAATAATATTATTAAATAACTCCCTTATTTATCCAACATGTTGAAGTGCAATTTAATTTTTACATGTAGCTAAACTCATCCAATTACTATCTAAATATTATTTAATAATAATTTTTAGACTTTAACTTATAACAATGTTTAACAAATTATAACTAAATAATTAATTGCCCATAGTTTAAAATAGGTTAACTTAATGTTTATGGCTTGAAGGCTGCATTAAAAGCTTAAATAATGGTATGCCCATACAATTATAAAAATGTTTTTAAACAAGCTTAAATGGGCTTTAAATTAAGAAGTATGTAATTAAAAAATTTACCTCTAAAACTAAAGCTTTTTACATTGGTCTAACTTCAAAAAATGAAAGCTATAAAACCGTAGTAGATTATTTTTTAATGCATAAAAAACACAAATCAACATTAAACTAGTTTGTGTGACTTGTAAATTAATTTAATCACGAAGGTTTTCTAATCTAATAAATTTTCCTTGTTATTTTTTCTTTAAATTATTATGATAATTAACTAATCTAGTGTGATCCTTTATAATAGTTAATCTAATATGTTTAAATAGATCATCAATCAAATCTCAAGCTTTACTAATTTCATCAGTATGATCTAAATCTTTTAATACATATTCACCTAAATTTAAATTAGTAATCAATGATTTTTTATTAAGCTCAATAAGGTATATGTTGTTTACTATCCCCTTGTTATGAACAAGAATATTTCTGTTCTGGGATAAAATGAATAGTCTATCAAGTAAGACTTTATCATAGTTAAAATCAATCTTAAATATTGAATTGAACTTACTTAATAGATTATAAACATTGCAACCTTGAATTATTGATTTTACTTTCTTTTCTATTACTTTATTTCTTATATATCTTATGGTGCTTTATTCAAACAAGTCTTCATAATCAATCGTTATTTCATCTAACATTAAAAACTTAGGAAGATATTTGTAAAGTGCCTCAAAGGTTTTAAAAATAAATTCTTCAAAATGAAAATATGTATTTATATAAACTTTCTCTTTTACTAAAATATCAAAATCTATATTGTTAGCTTCTAAATTGCTATTTAATTTATTATAATCTCGTAATGTTTTATTTAAATTTTTATTGCCTTCTGAAGGTTTCACTTGTAATGATAATGTCAACAACTGCATTGACAGTGCTACTATTTGAAAATCCTGATCTAAACGCCTGTTTTTAACTGTATCTTTATAATTTCTAAGTATTTTGTATAAAAACTTTTCCTCTGATAGCATAATTATAATTAAACAGTTAAAAATATAAGGTTTAACTTAAACCGAAATATCTGAAAAAAACCCTTGACTTTATTTTTATTTGGTTTATCTTAAATTACTTTCCGATACAAAACTTACTAAAAATATTTTCTAATAAATCATCGGTAGTTATATCGCCAGTAATTTCACCTAGAGCATATAAAGCCCGGCGAATGTCGGCGGCTAAGAAATCGCCACTGATGCCAGTAGATAAACCTTGCAAAACAGCATCAAGGGCTTGATACGTTTGCTCTAAGCTAGTGTAATGTCGTAGATTGGTAACAATGGTACTGGAACCGGTATTAAGGTTACCTTGGTTTACCGTAGAAATTAATTTTTCTTTCAGCAGTTCGATGCCGGTTTTATCCGCGGCAGCAATAAACAGTATGGGGGTAACCGCTTCATAGGCAGCTTGATTTAAATTACTCGCTAAATCTACTTTATTGGCTACGGCTAAAACGGGTTTGCCATTCGAATTTAAGCTTTGCAGCTCTAAAGCCAGATCGGCGGGAGTAAGCTCATTTACATCAAATAAATAAATAATTAAGGCAGCTTCTTCTATTTTCTGACGGGAGCGTTCCACGCCAATAGCTTCTACCTTATCCTGGGTTTCGCGCAAGCCAGCGGTATCAATAAACCGAAAAGAGATTCCTTCAATGGAAGTTTCGTCTTCGATAAAATCGCGGGTAGTACCCGGTACATCGGATACAATGGCTTTTTCTTCGTTGAGTAAAACGTTGAGCAAAGTAGATTTCCCGGCATTAGGTTTTCCCACGATTACGGTTGGTACGCCGTTTTTAATTACGTTGCCTAAAGCAAAAGATTGCAATAAGTTGCGGATGAGCCTTTGTAATTCGTGAATCAGGTTTTCTAATGCCGAACGGTCAGCAAATTCCACGTCTTCTTCTCCGAAATCTAATTCCAGTTCAATTAACGAGGCAAAGTGTATCAGTTGGGCCCGCAGGGCTTTAATCTCGGCAGAAAAACCACCACGCATTTGTTTTAAAGCTACTTCGTGCGATTTAGAAGAATCGGCAGCAATTAAATCAGCTACGGCCTCCGCCTGAGCTAAATCAAACTGGCCATTCAGAAAAGCCCGTTTAGTAAATTCGCCGGCCTGGGCCAAACGAGCACCATTTTTTAACAGTAATTTTATTATTTCCTGCACAATATAATCGGAGCCGTGGCAGGAAATCTCGACTACGTTTTCTTTGGTGTAGGAGTGAGGCGCTAAAAACAAAGATACCAGCACTTCGTCTACGAGCCTGGCTCCGTCGCGGATGGTACCAAAATGAATGGTATGCGACGCCTGGGTACGTAAATCTTTCCCCTTAAAAACGGAATTTGCTATTTGAACGGCTTGGAGCCCAGATAATCGAATTACGGCTATTGCGCCTTTACCTGCAGCAGTAGCTACCGCTACAATGGTATCGTGGTTAGAAAAAAAAGATGCGTTTGACAAAACGGAGTATACAAAGTTTATTTTTGTTTGCCAGCTTGCTTTTGGCCGGCGGTAAATTGTTCGAAAGTTACTTTCTTATAATGGTTTTCCCCAAAATAGGTAATAATATTCCGGAACGTTTTTACGTCAAGGTAGCCCGGCACCGGTGATATAATTTTTAAATTTTCGTCGAGGTAAACGGTAGTCGGAAAACTTAATTGACCTTGAAGTAAAGCGTAGGCTAGCTCATGCGAACGGTTTGCTTCATTAAACTTGTAGGTTTTTCCTTCTACGGTAATGGGTTTTGTGCCTTCGGCATCTAACCGCACAGCGTAATAGTTCTTATTCACATAATCGGCAACGGTGGGATCCGCAAAGGTACTTTTTTCCATTTTGCGGCACCAGCCACACCAATCTGTGTATACATCTATAAAAATTTTACGTGGTTCTTTTTTACTTTTTGCTACGGCTTCTTCAAAGGTAAGCCACTGAATAGTTGCTTTTTTAGGTTTATCCGGCTTATTGTAGTTTTTAGTTTCGGCACTGGCCTTACAAGGGAATACACCCAAGTAAATTAAAACTAAAAAGAAGAATAGAAATCGGAAGAAAGGCATAGTTTATAATTCAAAAAGTAAAAGGTGTGCCACAGTTTTGGTGAGGCTTTTAGCTTAGCAAACTTGTAGTTCCTTTTTTTAACGAAACAAGCGGGAAGTCCGTATTTGTTCCGTTGGTTTAATCCTGATATAATAAAGAAAGCTTTGTGGTAACTTCTACACTACCAACACCGGAATTTTGACGGAGTGCCGCACAGAATCGATGGTGGTACCTAAAATTAAATCTTTCATTAAACGATGGCCGTGGGAGCCCATTACCAATAGTTCGGCTTCAAAATTCTTTACAATTTTGGGAATACATTTTTTGGGATTGCCGTAACCTAGTTCTACCTTTATGTGGTAGCCTTTTTCGCGCAAGTCTTTGGCGTAACGATCCAGGTTTTGTTTATCTGAGCTCGTTTCAAAATCTTCGATATCTTCGCCCATAACCATGGCCCCGGCCGTTTCTACCACGTGAATTAACACGTATTCTGCCCCTTGGTTACCTATAGCTAAAGCATTATTTATAACGTATTTATCTACTTCACTGAAATCTAAAGTTATAGCAATGCGGGAGTAAATGGGTTTGGCTAAAGGTTGGTATTCTACGGCCCGATGGTGCGGGGCTACCGAATGCGGCCGCAACGCTTTTACTACCATAGGCTGAAAAGTAATGTACAGGAGCAGTACTAAGGCTGCTATTGCGATGGGTACTGCCGTAAGCCAGATCAGGGTAGGATGCGAGGTGGATGCCAGCCAGCCGGAAATTTCTTCAAAAACCAATTTAATGTTTAAAATAACAATAATAGTAGCGGCAACCCACGCCCCAATTTTAACCCAGATCCCAATTACAAAATCGCCCATGCGCTTTGGGCTACTCACAAAATGAATAAGCGGAATAATTGCAAAACCTAACTGCATACTTAATATAACCTGACTAAAAACCAATAGCTTGCCCGTGTATTCTTCGCCGAAATAGGCAATTACAAACAAGGCTGGACCAACGGCTAATAAACGGGTAATCATGCGGCGGAGCCACGGCTGAATGCGCAAGTTTAAATACCCTTCCATTACTATCTGACCCGCCAACGTGCCGGTAAGAGTGGAGCTTTGGCCAGCAGCAATTAAAGCAACAGCAAACAATACTGGAGCCCATTGGGTACCGAGTAAAGGAGCCAGAAATTTATGCGCATCTTTAATTTCGGCTACGGCATAC
Proteins encoded in this region:
- a CDS encoding PAS domain-containing sensor histidine kinase; the protein is MLATIFDQWSQSSKKVLFLFNMATGHFDYLSPSLTTLWGIKREQVLHDPKQLITAIDQDDQEAVTLRYEKVRQGISIEIEFNISLPENQQKQVKVEAQPILDDNHVITHLMGQAEDVTLQAQYREYLMEFSRKKNNTLHIVAHDLQGPLAIMKSVASLLDADHAEHRYEELTNYTQIINKAYHDCTQLIHEVLLDEHIHSVSTPVRRNRFDVVNKVRQTASTFIKSQVVKIPIHIESPEEKIMVELDEVKFTQIINNLITNSIKYTPPKGEITISLVSEGANLLLTHADTGIGIPVELQPYLFDKYNSKARRLGLNGEKSNGIGLSIIKDLVELQGGKIEVKSEENQGTTFYLTFPLLT
- a CDS encoding cold-shock protein, whose protein sequence is MNNGTVKFFNDLKGFGFIKEANSDQDYFVHVSGLLQDIRENDQVTFDLQEGRKGLNAINVKLA
- a CDS encoding HNH endonuclease, whose amino-acid sequence is MELPFSKTYICPICLIKFSEEALSEKVKNNLTLEDAPPKSLGGSQIALTCKKCNNTCGHKVDFHLSVRLRELDERAFKPNTTQRVTLARMVKL
- the mnmE gene encoding tRNA uridine-5-carboxymethylaminomethyl(34) synthesis GTPase MnmE is translated as MSNASFFSNHDTIVAVATAAGKGAIAVIRLSGLQAVQIANSVFKGKDLRTQASHTIHFGTIRDGARLVDEVLVSLFLAPHSYTKENVVEISCHGSDYIVQEIIKLLLKNGARLAQAGEFTKRAFLNGQFDLAQAEAVADLIAADSSKSHEVALKQMRGGFSAEIKALRAQLIHFASLIELELDFGEEDVEFADRSALENLIHELQRLIRNLLQSFALGNVIKNGVPTVIVGKPNAGKSTLLNVLLNEEKAIVSDVPGTTRDFIEDETSIEGISFRFIDTAGLRETQDKVEAIGVERSRQKIEEAALIIYLFDVNELTPADLALELQSLNSNGKPVLAVANKVDLASNLNQAAYEAVTPILFIAAADKTGIELLKEKLISTVNQGNLNTGSSTIVTNLRHYTSLEQTYQALDAVLQGLSTGISGDFLAADIRRALYALGEITGDITTDDLLENIFSKFCIGK
- a CDS encoding thioredoxin family protein, translating into MPFFRFLFFFLVLIYLGVFPCKASAETKNYNKPDKPKKATIQWLTFEEAVAKSKKEPRKIFIDVYTDWCGWCRKMEKSTFADPTVADYVNKNYYAVRLDAEGTKPITVEGKTYKFNEANRSHELAYALLQGQLSFPTTVYLDENLKIISPVPGYLDVKTFRNIITYFGENHYKKVTFEQFTAGQKQAGKQK
- a CDS encoding Nramp family divalent metal transporter is translated as MLNQNTISRSKSLEEVNATVDTTGQKSFWRKLFSFMGPAYLVSVGYMDPGNWATDIAGGSQFGYKLIWVLLMSNLMALLLQSLSARLGVVQGKDLAQASREFYPGIINIPLYILAEIAIAACDLAEVLGMAIGLQLLFGLPLIWGVSVTVLDTFLLLFLINQGMRKMEAFILVLVTIIGGAFVLEMLFAKPAFSDIASGLVPSIPNNEALYIAIGIIGATVMPHNLYLHSSLVQTRKFERTLDGIRKAIKFNFIDSAIALNLALFVNAAILILAATAFHKNGMYAVAEIKDAHKFLAPLLGTQWAPVLFAVALIAAGQSSTLTGTLAGQIVMEGYLNLRIQPWLRRMITRLLAVGPALFVIAYFGEEYTGKLLVFSQVILSMQLGFAIIPLIHFVSSPKRMGDFVIGIWVKIGAWVAATIIVILNIKLVFEEISGWLASTSHPTLIWLTAVPIAIAALVLLLYITFQPMVVKALRPHSVAPHHRAVEYQPLAKPIYSRIAITLDFSEVDKYVINNALAIGNQGAEYVLIHVVETAGAMVMGEDIEDFETSSDKQNLDRYAKDLREKGYHIKVELGYGNPKKCIPKIVKNFEAELLVMGSHGHRLMKDLILGTTIDSVRHSVKIPVLVV